Below is a genomic region from Chelmon rostratus isolate fCheRos1 chromosome 7, fCheRos1.pri, whole genome shotgun sequence.
TCGCTGTGCGTTTGTGTCTCTTGgtgcattcagtgtgtgtgaatatacacttcctgtttgacatgttttaccAGGTGTGTCGCCGTGAATACCAGGTGATTCAACCTATCCTGGTGTTATTTTGCgagtgtgtctgcatatgtgggtgaggtttttttttgggCGGGGGTAGCAGGTAAATTGAGATGGATATGATATACTTGTGTGCTTGTTCTGCAGCTTTCTTCATTcaagtgtgtgtaggtgtgtgtaggtgtgagaTCACTGAACTCTGAATACATGTTTGCTCAGTAATCTCTGGCTCAACCTGTCTGATAGGTGTGTGCTAGCTGGCAGCGACTTGCACAGGTATGAAGACAAATCCAGCTCAGTcctgagagaggagggaaactCCAGCACTTCTCTGACCGACACGCTGATTTCTCACAAAAATAAGGAGGaaaactctcacacacacggacagacagGACACCCTGGGACACCCTGGGGACGAGGATGGGCGAAAGAACAGGACAAAGAcggagaggagaaaacatcaGAATGTGAAAGAACCTGGAGGAGATTCTTATGCTGCGGTTCGACCAATGGGTCTGGGATTCTAATGTGGCATTTTAAGCTCTGGGATATTCAAGATGTTGCTGTGCTTATCAGCATCACATTATATATGTGTCACCTAGGTAAGCATTCCAACACAGAGCTCGCTTATTTGTGTTTGACAGCATGCCTACTGTATATGGCAACCCTATATTTGGTGAGGACTGAATTCCTACTGTAGGATGAGGGTCCAACCCAGCGGGAGGGAAAACTGGAGCTTGAACTCATTGTATTTTCACAGGTTCTGTGTCTTTACTTGCACGGTAGAGCTAAGTAGATCAGCATCACAGTCGTGTACACGTGGCTGTGTACATGTAAACATCGATTCTCCTGGTCCcagtgcagcagagaaaatgtgaatcccacagaaaaaaggaagtggGAAAGACTAACTGATGTCATTAAAATGGAGGAAATAACCAGCTTCTTTGCTAAAACATAAGAAGAGCAGAAACCTTTAAATAAAGAGTAGAGCTGTGATTGGGCCATGAACTAATAAGGCTATAGCCTCATAGATTATAGCACACAGAaccatgtatttatttatatctgtGTCAAAATGTGGACATGTCTGTGTGATGACGTTTCCTGCATCACTTTAACTGTGATGTGTGAGTAAAAGGGCAGAAACGCTGCCTTGTTTCTTAGTCAGCACTGGTATTCTCAGGTGGAATTCTTTCCCTGTGCCTCATTAAGCAAACACACCACCAGCAGAACCAGATCCACACTGAAACTCctgtgaaaatattttatgAGGGGCGGCGAAAGCAGCCATAAGGCCGGTAACGCTGGCTACAATCACATCGGTACCTCTCAGCTCGTTTGACAAGTTTCACCCTTCCAGCGAGCTCAGGGTGGCACGTTTCTGCCTCCACATGGAGTTTAATGCAAATGATCCACAGTGTTCATCAGCAACAGCGACTAACTGTGTCATGAGATGCAAAACCTATGACGtcacatattttctatttatgGAGCTGCATtgtgtcacacacagactgtcctACCTAAAGGTGTTTATCATGCAGTgtgctatctatctatctatctatctatctatctatctatctatctatctaaaaataTGTCACATTGAATCTATAATCTAAATCTTCTTCTCTTTGAAAGCCGGGGCCATCTCCATCCATTCCCCCCAGAGGAGCCTCACCAGGTCAGTGCAGGAGGACGTGTTTTTCTCAGTGGACGTTACCTGCATCGGGATCCCCACCATACAATGGACCTTTATGTCAGGAGCGGTGAGCCGCACCATAGGGGCTTGGCAGCCGGGGGGGTACACCAACATAACCGTGGACtacagcagcagagtgcagcCCTACAGCAACGGCTCTATGGGCCTGTCGGACCTGCGGCTGCAGGATGCTGGATTCTACGTGGTCACCGTCACAGAAATAACAGGAAGCAGCAAGGACGCTGGCTTTGTCCTGAAAGTGAACGGTGAGTGGCTTCGGCTCATTCCTAAAACAAATAACTAAGAGCTccacattttagaaaaaaactCATTTGACCACATTGTCTTTTACACAACGGCCTGCAGCCATAGGTTTAATGAGCTTGCAGAGCTTGCTTTCACACGCTGATTCCTGCTGCCTGATGCAAGCCGCAGCAAATCAGACGAGAATGAACACAAGAACCTGCCAAACAATCCTTCAGTAGGATGGACAACAAAACGCAGCCGGTGGCCTCATTCCTCATTCAGGCATCAGTTGCTGCTCCAGTATCTCAGTATCTTCACATCTTAAAGCAGAGACTTTGAGTTCAGGGAAACGTGTGAAAATATTCGTGTATACTGTTATTTCGTATTTTCATTAACACTGAGTCACAGTGATTGTCTTCCTGCTGAAGTTTGACCTCCTCTCTGCATTAAGCTGCATGTTTGCATCTCTAGAAAGTAGTCTGTGCCCGAGGTTTTTAACAGTGACTTCtgaatgaaatgtgatgtgGCTCCTGTGTCCCTGTCCTCCAGAGGTGCTGTATGAGGATCTTcagtacctgtctgtctctgccttaGCACTGGGCTGCTTGGCTGGC
It encodes:
- the LOC121609722 gene encoding V-set and transmembrane domain-containing protein 5, coding for MWHFKLWDIQDVAVLISITLYMCHLAGAISIHSPQRSLTRSVQEDVFFSVDVTCIGIPTIQWTFMSGAVSRTIGAWQPGGYTNITVDYSSRVQPYSNGSMGLSDLRLQDAGFYVVTVTEITGSSKDAGFVLKVNEVLYEDLQYLSVSALALGCLAGLLMLAIWLLDKVYRKIVAWRRRKQMPENDATELQPL